In Glycine max cultivar Williams 82 chromosome 7, Glycine_max_v4.0, whole genome shotgun sequence, a single window of DNA contains:
- the LOC100804585 gene encoding uncharacterized protein YacP isoform X2: MKLKAVPWWHNWLVVKAGSSHSSLMVRKKQTQDSESTPPRITSNVKQNLRFLKLWKSFQNRNSSTPRPSTSYRKKKVEKEDDVVDTDLYRDPTTSLYYTNQQGILDNAVPVLLVDGYNVCGYWMKLKKHFVKGRLDIARQKLIDELLTFSMLREVKIVVVFDAMMSGLPTHKEDFAGLDIIFSGETCADTWIEKEVAALKEDGCPKVWVVTSDHCHQQAAHGAGAFIWSCKALVTE; the protein is encoded by the exons ATGAAATTGAAAGCGGTTCCATGGTGGCATAATTGGTTAGTGGTAAAAGCAGGATCAAGTCACAGCAGCCTCATGGTACGCAAGAAGCAGACTCAGGATTCTGAATCCACTCCTCCAAGAATCACATCCAACGTCAAACAAAACCTCCGCTTCCTAAAGCTATGGAag AGCTTCCAGAATAGAAATTCTAGCACTCCTAGGCCTTCTACCAGTTACCGCAAGAAGAAGGTcgagaaggaagatgatgttgtTGACACAGACCTCTATCGTGATCCCACCACCTCCCTCTACTA CACAAACCAGCAGGGTATATTAGACAATGCCGTCCCTGTACTTCTTGTGGATGGCTATAATGTGTGTGGCTATTGGATGAAGCTCAAGAAACATTTCGTCAAAGGAAGACTTGATATTGCTCGCCAAAAGCTGATTGATGAGCTTCTAACCTTTAGCATGCTTagag AGGTCAAAATCGTTGTTGTCTTTGATGCAATGATGTCTGGACTCCCCACTCACAAGGAAGATTTCGCTGG TCTTGATATCATTTTCTCAGGTGAAACATGTGCTGACACATGGATTGAAAAAGAG GTTGCAGCTTTAAAGGAGGATGGTTGCCCCAAAGTCTGGGTAGTCACTTCTGATCACTGCCATCAGCAAGCAGCACATGGAGCT GGAGCCTTTATTTGGAGTTGCAAGGCATTGGTTACTGAG TAG
- the LOC100804585 gene encoding uncharacterized protein YacP isoform X1: MKLKAVPWWHNWLVVKAGSSHSSLMVRKKQTQDSESTPPRITSNVKQNLRFLKLWKSFQNRNSSTPRPSTSYRKKKVEKEDDVVDTDLYRDPTTSLYYTNQQGILDNAVPVLLVDGYNVCGYWMKLKKHFVKGRLDIARQKLIDELLTFSMLREVKIVVVFDAMMSGLPTHKEDFAGLDIIFSGETCADTWIEKEVAALKEDGCPKVWVVTSDHCHQQAAHGAGAFIWSCKALVTEIKASQKEVERMLQEQRSTSFQGRLLKHNLDAEVVDALKDLRQKLSENELK; encoded by the exons ATGAAATTGAAAGCGGTTCCATGGTGGCATAATTGGTTAGTGGTAAAAGCAGGATCAAGTCACAGCAGCCTCATGGTACGCAAGAAGCAGACTCAGGATTCTGAATCCACTCCTCCAAGAATCACATCCAACGTCAAACAAAACCTCCGCTTCCTAAAGCTATGGAag AGCTTCCAGAATAGAAATTCTAGCACTCCTAGGCCTTCTACCAGTTACCGCAAGAAGAAGGTcgagaaggaagatgatgttgtTGACACAGACCTCTATCGTGATCCCACCACCTCCCTCTACTA CACAAACCAGCAGGGTATATTAGACAATGCCGTCCCTGTACTTCTTGTGGATGGCTATAATGTGTGTGGCTATTGGATGAAGCTCAAGAAACATTTCGTCAAAGGAAGACTTGATATTGCTCGCCAAAAGCTGATTGATGAGCTTCTAACCTTTAGCATGCTTagag AGGTCAAAATCGTTGTTGTCTTTGATGCAATGATGTCTGGACTCCCCACTCACAAGGAAGATTTCGCTGG TCTTGATATCATTTTCTCAGGTGAAACATGTGCTGACACATGGATTGAAAAAGAG GTTGCAGCTTTAAAGGAGGATGGTTGCCCCAAAGTCTGGGTAGTCACTTCTGATCACTGCCATCAGCAAGCAGCACATGGAGCT GGAGCCTTTATTTGGAGTTGCAAGGCATTGGTTACTGAG ATCAAGGCATCACAAAAGGAGGTTGAAAGGATGCTTCAAGAGCAAAG ATCCACTTCTTTTCAAGGTAGATTATTGAAGCACAATCTTGATGCAGAAGTAGTGGATGCTCTGAAGGACCTGAGGCAAAAACTATCTGAAAATGAGTTGAAGTAA